A window of Salvia splendens isolate huo1 chromosome 8, SspV2, whole genome shotgun sequence genomic DNA:
TGTATCATGGGCGGATCTACTTGGAGGATAGGGCAGTGGGTCATCGAAGCCAGGAGCAAACCCATCAATCTTGATGATGATATCAAGAAGAGACTTGTCCCTTTTCTCCTCAACACTATTCACAAATATGGTATGCttcattttctaattatttcaAACAATCATGTTTGTTAGTACCATATAGTAATAATTGAAAgttaattgaaaaagttagtgtaatATGCGTCTTACTTTTCTATATCAGttttataaaatttgagtgagaatgagttagtcgAACGTAGGGCCCACTGCTaaatatggtaaaagtgaaatatgacaaattttgtaggacatatgaaaattgaaataagtaATAAATTTTCAGGAACGGATGGgtattagtattaaattttgtgGGTTTATGATGAATGCTCATAAAATGCAACTTTTGTTGTAATGCAAATTGATTTTCTTGATATTGATTATTTAGGAAAGGAGTCGTTTGTTTGGTTCGGACCAATGGCTTCGATTATCTAGACTGATCCTAACCTAGTCAAGGAAGTGATAACCAAGAGCTATCTGTACCTGAAGCTGATTAACCCGAATCCATTGACGAATCTGCTTGCACAAGGACTTTCAGCCTATGAGAAAGACAAACGGGCCAAGCACAGGAAAATCATCCACCCTGCTTGCTCATGATTCCGGCCTTCTACACGAGCTGTGACGACGTTCTGAAAGAAGAATATCTCACCGGAGGGATCTCTTGAGGTGGATGTATGCCCTTATTTGGAAACTATAACGAGCGATGCAATATCAAGAACTGCGTTCGGTAGCAGCTACCTAGAAGGGAGACTAATATTCGAACTTCAGAGGGAACAGGCTAAGCACATCATGCACACCGTGCGCTCTATATACATCCCGGGATGGAGGTAGTAATAATAAGTAGTATACACACATGAAATCCTGTTCTCATATGCTGCAGAAGGCACCAGAGGATGATGCGAATCGAGAAGGAAGTTGAGTCAACGATCCGAGGACTCATTGGCAAAAGAGTTGAGGCTATGAAGACAGGGGAAGCTGTCCATGAGGACTTACTAAGCATACTGTTGGCGTCCAACTTCAGAGAGATCGAGGAGAGTGGCAACAAGAGGTTCGGGATGACCATAGATGAAGTAGTCGAGGAGTGCAAGCTGTTCTACTTCGCTGGGCAGGAGACTACTTCCGCGTTGCTTGTTTGGACACTGGTGTTATTGAGTAGACACCCCGGCTGGCAGGCACGAGCAAGGGACGAGGTTATGCGCTTATTTCGCAACAGAGCACCAGATTTCGATGGGCTGAATAAGCTCAAGATTGTAAGTGTAGTTTAATCAGCTACATTATGTTACCGTTGAGTGGACTTACTTCATGACCTTGATCACAGGTTACGACGATTTTGTACGAGGTGTTGAGGCTTTATCCACCGGTGGCAGTTCTAAGCCGGAGAGTCAGCGAGGAGACGAAGCTGGGGAAGTTCACCTTACCAGCTGGGGTTCTGCTTTCGCTTCCAGTTATCATACTACAGCATGACCCAGAAATCTGGGGAGACGATGCCCTGGAGTTCAATCCAGGGAGATTCAATGAAGGTGTGGCGAAGGCGCAAAAGGGCCCGAGTATATTCTTCCTGTTTGGCTGAGGGTGTGCGTCGGGCAAGGGTTTGCGATGCTGCAGGCGAAAATGGCGGTGGCGATGATGCTGAGGAGGTTCTCGTTCGAGCTTTCTGGGTCGTATACACATGCTCCTCTCGGTTTGATCAATATTCATCCTCAGCATGGTGCTCACTTGCTTCTGCATAAGCTCTagattttgtgttgtgtttatTTTACTATGTTGTGTTACTAATCTATGTTGCGAAATAAATAGTGTGTATCTTGTTGTTTGTTTGAaataatataatagtagtagtagtagtaacatTTTGCATTAAAAGTTGGTTTTCTGTACACCGTTGGCAAATCCAAGTGGGGTTGGGGTCGACTGACTCCATTGACATCGCTGACCTATGAGAGCTAGAAAACTCCATTAAATTTGGCCTCGTACCAACCCTTGTGGAGGTTTATTTTTGTTATCCATTTAGTTATTGCCAACGACAATCACCACATTGCCTCTATATTTTGAGGGTTGAAATGACCTTTTTCACATGATTATTTGTTCTTAGTCCTACAATTTATTACTTCCTCCTTTCCAATAATAATAGCTCAAAATTTTTGGATACAAACATTTAAGGACAACTTATTTAATGTTGTCTGAGTAATAAATGTGTTTCAAACGAAACATATCATTATTAATGGTCACATATTTTTGCCCTTGACAATCAAAATTAACTTAGTTGACtagattttttaattattaaatattcCCGTCCAAAACCGTCATTTTCTAagttttactttttaaattttttgtatttaaaaaacagatttttattaaaaacgTATCAAAATTTGGGTTGGGTCTGGTCCGAAGTTAGCTCGTGTGCACACTGCGCAAGCCAAGACATGAAGTGCAGCCAATTTACTAATCgctcacaaacaaaataaaataaaattagtaatCGCTCACACCAGTTTCACTAATTGAAACTCAAAAGTTAATCAAATAGGTCGTGCTAGTTTAATTGCAAATTTGCAAGTGATTTTATTGGCTCATGTATCTCATTGTGAACACCtagttttaattggaatatatcaCTTTCCTATCCAATTTTTTGAAGTCaataataataaagaaaaacatTTTTGTGAACAAAGAAAAAGTTGATTTAACACTGGTTGAGACTTGAGAAGTTGAGATACATGTCCATAAATTGTACACGAACTTATTGGAGTGGCCAATTATACAAGAATGCCCTCAGCCACTTAATATAATTCTATTTTAAGACTAATAACAATAAAGAGTGACAAAAATTGTGAGGTGAAAAGAAAATGTGAATtacgtttttctttttcatactATATTCTTTGTAGACTTCAAAAAATAACATGATTTGTCGAGTAAAACAATTTCCAACCATTTCACAGAGTACATGTAAAAGATTAGCGAGTAAAATCAATTAGTGGAGTGAAATATCAGTTTCAAACATAACAGTAACACTCTTCATTAGTTTTTTACCTATCACTTTAATAAGCATTTTCAATGCTAGGTAATTTTATTTCACTGAACATTTTTACCGATTTAGCgagcatttttaaaatttgaaacaaaACAAACATTGAATTATCCAGAAGAAGCCACGTAGACCGTCTACACACCACATCCATTCTCTATATACATAACACTCCCTCCATTTTCCTTCTCCAAACTCACCTCCACCAATTGTAGGTAACGTCTTCTATCACTCTACTGCACATAGCTTCGTTCAATTTGGCTCAGATTGTGTTGATTCTGTTCTGTATTTCCGTTAATCCAGTTACCTCGCTTAATTATTATGTGGAGCTGTAGAACTTTTTATGCGATAAATCTAGCATTTTCGTGGTGGATTTTGAGTAATTTGGTCGAAATATATTGATTTGATTGTGTTAGCTGTCAGTGTTGATAACTTTTCATTTGGTTCTTTCCTCTAGTTGTTGCTAACTTTTTGAATTTCATGTGTCTGCTTGTTGATTTTGAAtacttgaattatgcattgcaACCAAAATTGTGAAATTCTGAATTAGAATTGTGCTTGAGTTTGATTTATGTTTTCGATTTGAAGGGAAGAAGACTGTTTCCTGACAAAGTTGAATTACAGATGTGTTTTGTTTATGTGACTCGAGTTTTCTACAGTACAATTACTAAATTTAGGTTTGCTGAACTGTAGATTGAAGATAAATGGCTGCTTCATCAGCATGTGTAGTGGGAAATGGCTTAGGAACTGGTCTGAGCAAGGAAATATTCGGCCGGCAGTTTATCCAATCCACTAGTCTTCCGGCATTGAGCAATGCATCCAAATTCGTTACTATAAGAGCGTCTCAGGATCGTAAGATAAATGAAGGAAGAAGAGGATTTCTTAAGTTGTTGCTCGGCAATGCTGCTGTTGCAGTGCCTGCATTGGTAGGCAATGGCAATGCAATTGCAGATGATCAAGGTGTTTCTAACTCGAGGATGTCTTATTCTAGGTTTTTGGAGTATCTGGATCAGGATAGAGTGCAAAAGGTGGATGTATTCGAAAATGGCACTATTGCTATTGTTGAGGCTGTTTCCCCTGAGTTGGGTAACCGGGTTCAGAGAGTGCGCGTGCAGCTCCCGGGCCTCAGCCAGGAgcttctgcagaagttgagggAGAAGAATATTGATTTTGCTGCACACAATGCTCAGGAAGATTCTGGCTCTGTTTTGTTTAACTTGATTGGAAATCTGGCCTTCCCGTTGCTTCTAATTGGTGGGCTTTTCCTTCTATCGAGACGAAACTCTGGTGGAATGGGCGGACCTGGTGGACCAGGTTTCCCTTTGGGCATTGGTCAGTCGAAGGCTAAATTCCAAATGGAACCAAACACTGGGGTGACTTTTGATGATGTTGCTGGGGTGGACGAGGCAAAGCAAGATTTTGTGGAGGTGGTAGAGTTCTTGAAGAGGCCCGAGAGGTTCACTGCTGTGGGTGCTCGTATCCCTAAGGGGGTTCTTCTTGTTGGTCCTCCGGGTACAGGGAAGACCTTGCTTGCCAAGGCTATTGCTGGTGAAGCCGGTGTTCCCTTTTTCTCCATTTCAGGTTCTGAGTTTGTTGAGATGTTTGTTGGTGTTGGTGCTTCACGGGTTCGTGATCTTTTCAAGAAGGCCAAGGAGAACGCGCCTTGTATCGTGTttgttgatgaaattgatgCTGTTGGGCGTCAAAGAGGAGCAGGTATCGGTGGAGGGAACGATGAAAGGGAACAGACGCTGAACCAGCTGTTGACAGAAATGGATGGGTTTGAAGGGAACACCGGTGTGATTGTAGTTGCAGCAACTAACCGTGCAGATATTCTTGACTCTGCCTTGTTACGGCCGGGAAGGTTCGACAGACAGGTAATTCACACTGGTCTCTTTGCTTCCCAGAGATGAATTATTGATGTTGCGACTTTTTTGCAGGTCTCTGTTGATGTCCCCGATGTTCGTGGAAGAACTGACATTCTGAAGGTTCATGCGAGCAACAAAAAGTTCAGTACAGATGTATCACTTGAGATAATAGCCATGAGGACACCGGGTTTTAGTGGAGCCGATCTTGCTAATCTCTTGAACGAGGCTGCTATTCTGGCTGGTCGCCGTGGCAAGACAGCAATCTCGTCCAAAGAAATCGATGATTCGATTGATCGGATAGTTGCTGGAATGGAGGGAACAGTGATGACTGATGGCAAGAGCAAAAGTCTTGTGGCTTACCATGAAGTAGGTCATGCCATTTGTGGGTAAGTCAAAGCCTAATCTCCTTTATACACATGCTAGCAAGAAATTTCTTAGCTGTACTTATTATCATGCTTTCAATTCATTATTATTAAGGATTAgtttagaaatataaaaatagtatatGTGAATCTATAGATTAAAGATTGGAACTTTAGGATATCTTTGAGCTAGCTAACTTGATTCATATTCCATTGAATAAGGTAGATTTTGAGATGACCACCTAAGTGATTTTGTTGCATCTAGATATTATGAGTGAGTATCGATTGTGGTCATGTTGCAGAACTCTAACTCCAGGCCACGACGCTGTCCAGAAGGTCACCCTAGTGCCGCGTGGTCAAGCACGTGGTCTGACCTGGTTCATCCCTTCTGACGATCCGACCTTGATATCCAAGCAGCAGCTGTTTGCCAGAATTGTTGGTGGGCTTGGTGGTAGAGCTGCCGAGGAGGTCATATTTGGCGAGGCTGAGGTGACAACTGGTGCAGCCGGTGATCTACAGCAGATCACTGGTTTGGCTAAGCAGGTAAACCTTGTTATGTTATACTCCTATCTGTTTGATGTTTTTTTCTTATATGGTCAATAAACTAAGTCTGTGGTTTCCCCGCCCCGTGTAGATGGTGGTTACCTTTGGCATGTCTGACATCGGGCCGTGGTCTCTGATGGACTCATCTGCTCAAAGTGGCGACGTGATCATGAGAATGATGGCGAGGAACTCCATGTCCGAAAAGCTTGCTGAAGACATTGATGTCGCGATCAAGAATCTCTCGGACAGCGCATACGAGATCGCCCTGAGCCACATCCGGAACAACCGCGAAGCAATAGACAAGATTGTTGAAGTTCTGATTGAGAAGGAGACGATCACAGGTGATGAATTCAGAGCCATTCTTTCTGAATTCGTCGAAATCCCAAAGGAAAACAGAGTGGCTCCTGCACCTGCTCCAGTAGCTGCTTAATTTCATGTTTGATTGAATTTGAGCCTATAGCTATAGCTTACATGCTATTTTCCACACATTGTATAATTTCATATTTCCACTATAGTAGAATTCAGGTAAATATTACACCTACAAATTCCTCTATCATCTTCTATGTTATACTCCCTCGTTAATCAGCTAATCAATTGAGTAGTAGCGTTTCTTTTTATATGTTCCAAATTCAATGACTCATTCCATAtgttttttgacaaaaaataatcattttaatCTCACGcttaatttatcatttttgtatgacaaaaattgatttatttatgtctctattttttttccatttaactcactaaataccacttttataaatttttaatttgggATGGAAGAAGTATGAGACATTGCATAGAGTGAATGAAAAATGTAAGTTCTACAATGGCACATACAAAACATAATTTTGGAATGATAGATCGATTGGGTGGAAACAATGAACAAACACTTTTTTTGCAGTAGATGTATTCATCACACTAGCAATCAACTCAACAATGCAAAAGAAGAAAATCCTCAAATCATGTTAATAGAAAGAATTGTATCAAATGTCAAAAGAATATAGGAATAGTCACATTCCATCAGTCAAAAAGAATTATTCACATCATTTTGATTAGGTCTTCCCCTAAATCACCAATTCACAAATGGAAACAGCAGCAAGCAGTCACACACCAATCAACCTGCATCTCCCCCGAACCCCCAAAAGAATCACGGTTAAGTTCGATAAACTTCACCGACCCGAAGGCCTAATGAGAattaaagaaagaagagaaaattaTGTCATTTCCATTTAGTATTGACTAAAACCTAAAGATCGATAAGCAGAGACGCCATTAGCCGAACTCAGATTGCTACCCGTTTAGAGAACTAATTATCAAGAGAAACATGGCGATCAAATCTTCTTGGAGATATATCGGCTTCATCATTGGATGGGACTGGAGAAGTAGCTGCAGCAAGAGACT
This region includes:
- the LOC121744275 gene encoding ATP-dependent zinc metalloprotease FTSH 2, chloroplastic-like: MAASSACVVGNGLGTGLSKEIFGRQFIQSTSLPALSNASKFVTIRASQDRKINEGRRGFLKLLLGNAAVAVPALVGNGNAIADDQGVSNSRMSYSRFLEYLDQDRVQKVDVFENGTIAIVEAVSPELGNRVQRVRVQLPGLSQELLQKLREKNIDFAAHNAQEDSGSVLFNLIGNLAFPLLLIGGLFLLSRRNSGGMGGPGGPGFPLGIGQSKAKFQMEPNTGVTFDDVAGVDEAKQDFVEVVEFLKRPERFTAVGARIPKGVLLVGPPGTGKTLLAKAIAGEAGVPFFSISGSEFVEMFVGVGASRVRDLFKKAKENAPCIVFVDEIDAVGRQRGAGIGGGNDEREQTLNQLLTEMDGFEGNTGVIVVAATNRADILDSALLRPGRFDRQVSVDVPDVRGRTDILKVHASNKKFSTDVSLEIIAMRTPGFSGADLANLLNEAAILAGRRGKTAISSKEIDDSIDRIVAGMEGTVMTDGKSKSLVAYHEVGHAICGTLTPGHDAVQKVTLVPRGQARGLTWFIPSDDPTLISKQQLFARIVGGLGGRAAEEVIFGEAEVTTGAAGDLQQITGLAKQMVVTFGMSDIGPWSLMDSSAQSGDVIMRMMARNSMSEKLAEDIDVAIKNLSDSAYEIALSHIRNNREAIDKIVEVLIEKETITGDEFRAILSEFVEIPKENRVAPAPAPVAA